The following proteins come from a genomic window of Pristiophorus japonicus isolate sPriJap1 unplaced genomic scaffold, sPriJap1.hap1 HAP1_SCAFFOLD_47, whole genome shotgun sequence:
- the LOC139252453 gene encoding probable G-protein coupled receptor 139 — protein sequence LLLRIRYAFRIIQYIYFPVLAGVGFTVNILTILILPRGKCGLSRCVTRYLVAMAVTDLLVIILDLILRHIPILYQKEFHFVRSIHVSNIQAVLLHAATDCSVWFTVSFTFDRFVAICCQKLKTKYCTERTAAVVLGTVTLLSGFKNIFWYFMLTGFYILDNMPWFCYITEDVLNSPVWGAITFLHYILTPCIPFALILLLNTVTARHIILASRARRQLLGASSGECLSDPEMASRRNSIILLFVISGNFILLWAVLMVNSIWTHMYFLGCDSVYIPIYVMDVGIMLQLLSCCTNTAIYAVTQTKFRQQLKNVGKYPFTLILKLIKR from the exons ttgttattgcgaatccgttatgcatttcgtattattcaatacatttactttcccgtccttgctggtgttggttttactg TTAACATCCTGACGATTTTGATCCTgcctcgtggaaagtgcggtctctccagatgtgtcactcgctatctggtggccatggcagtgacagatctcctggtcattatcctcgacctgatactgaggcacattccgattcttTACCAGAAAGAGTTCCATTTCGTGCGGTCCATCCATGTGTCTAATATTCAAgccgtcttacttcacgcagccacagattgttctgtctggttcaccgtcagtttcacctttgatcgctttgtggccatttgttgccagaaactgaaaactaaatattgcaccgagagaacggcggctgtggttctgggaaccgtgactttgctgagcgggttcaagaacattttctggtattttatgttgacAGGTTTCTATATACTTGACAACATGCCCTGGTTTTGCTATATAACAGAAGATGTTCTGAATTCACCGGTCTGGGGAGCAATCAcattccttcattatattctcaccccatgtatcccatttgctctgattctgctgctcaatactgtcaccgccaggcatattatattggccagcagagcccgcaggcaactcctgggtgccagcagtggggagtgtctcagtgacccagagatggcgagccgcaggaattccatcattttactgtttgttatctccggcaatttcatcctgttgtgggCGGTGCTTATGGTGAATTCTATCTGGACCCACATGTACTTTTTGGGGTgtgattctgtatatatacctatttatgtaatggacgttggaataatgctgcagctgctgagttgctgcacaaacacggcaatttatgccgtgacccagactaagttcagacagcagttgaagaatgtagggaaatatcccttcacactgattctgaaattaattaaACGATGA